ACGCACACTGCCACACGATATGTGCATGCCATCGTCTCCCATGAAAATAAACTTCCAACCAAGATTGAGAACAAAGAGAGCTCAGAAAACGAACCCAAATATTGTTTCTGAATGTCTGTTAAAAACAAGCTTAATTATGTCCACCAACAAATTAACCTACATAACTGACCACATTATGACAATCTTCTAATAAAAAACTTAGTAATGTAACTAGGCAACAAGGCCGATATAATCGAGCTCGACGGAGCCGAGCCACAGCTGTCCTTTCCTCTCCGTCACCTCGCTGAGCGTCACGCCCTTGGCCGCCGTCAGCTCCTCAAcctccacgccgccgccgtcgAGCCGGACACCGACTAAGTGCTTCACGGGGGCTGTGGTCGCGCCCGGGCGCCCCTTCTCCTGGTTCAGCGCCACCCAGTAGCCGCCCTTCCCGTCCCTCCGCACGTTGTCCGGGTAGCCCGGCAGGTCGGCGAGCAGCTCGTAGTGGCCAGCCTTTGGTCCCTGGAGATAGTACCTGTGTGCCTGGCACGGCACCGTGTGCGCGACGACGACGTACGTCCTGTCGTAGCTCACCGCGACGCCGTTGGGGTACGGCAAGCCGTCCTTGAGCACGGTGACCTGCTTAGTCACCGCGTCGTACTTGAGCAGCCTCCCTGTCGCGTCGGCGTTCATCATGATTTCCGTATTAAACCTGCATGGATCATTAGTTTTAATTTTAGTTTTACCAACTTGGAATTTTGGCGTCCAGAAGAGATCTGGATTAGTGCTCATTGTAAGTAAGTACCTTCGTGGATATGTCACGCTGCTGTCGGTGAAGTAAACATCGCCGGTAACCTGATCGATGTCGATGCCGTTGACAAAGTTGAACGGGACGCCACCGGCACCGGTGGCCAGCACCTCAGCCTCGCCGCCGTCGGGGCCGACCCTCATGAGCCCCTTGTAAGCGTCGGCGATGTAGAGGTCGCCGGACTTGCGGTGGAACGCGAGCCCCAACGGCCGCCCGCACAGGCTCTCCGTCTCCTCGGACGGCGCCACGGGCACGGTGCACATGGGGAACTTCCTGTAGTTGGCGTGGTGGGCGAAGGTCGTCCAGCCGACGGAGCTGCCGCCC
The window above is part of the Triticum aestivum cultivar Chinese Spring chromosome 2A, IWGSC CS RefSeq v2.1, whole genome shotgun sequence genome. Proteins encoded here:
- the LOC123184563 gene encoding protein STRICTOSIDINE SYNTHASE-LIKE 10, which encodes MGRRGSASGWLVLLVAIIAVSLVPSCSAAEVKTSPTEWSLHLNLPTGVTGAESLAFDARGQGPYTGVSDGRVLKWGGSSVGWTTFAHHANYRKFPMCTVPVAPSEETESLCGRPLGLAFHRKSGDLYIADAYKGLMRVGPDGGEAEVLATGAGGVPFNFVNGIDIDQVTGDVYFTDSSVTYPRRFNTEIMMNADATGRLLKYDAVTKQVTVLKDGLPYPNGVAVSYDRTYVVVAHTVPCQAHRYYLQGPKAGHYELLADLPGYPDNVRRDGKGGYWVALNQEKGRPGATTAPVKHLVGVRLDGGGVEVEELTAAKGVTLSEVTERKGQLWLGSVELDYIGLVA